The following proteins come from a genomic window of Galactobacillus timonensis:
- a CDS encoding IS1595 family transposase produces the protein MPSKADLFDFVSSLSSDEFRYLRDVVTYRVNQEKYGFSTLDEAAEFYGRPARCPECGSTHCISIGASTSGNKRFQCKNGGHKFSYLSGTVFYSAKRKFDVWERYINCMIYCPTEILAEHVCDISHPTAHLWRHKIFATVDGYQDHLILSDRIWIDETYLNDGRIMHEFGEKRKRGLSKDQICIIVAVDIYKNVIAIECGNGAPTAQRVEDALIKHIKSGSTIVHDGNAAHNQLIAKADCISEVYIADTDNPEYIKHMQLVNNLCGWLQRYLYKVMGMKMDNLQSYLNWFVYLFRIKRDDEKYPKVERVIRHLLLTDTYYVRPY, from the coding sequence ATGCCGTCAAAAGCAGATCTTTTTGACTTTGTGTCGTCATTAAGCAGCGACGAGTTTCGTTATCTCCGGGATGTCGTTACATATAGGGTCAACCAGGAGAAGTATGGGTTTTCCACATTGGACGAAGCTGCCGAGTTCTATGGCAGACCTGCGCGATGCCCTGAATGTGGAAGTACTCACTGCATATCAATAGGGGCTTCTACTAGTGGAAATAAGCGATTTCAGTGTAAGAATGGTGGTCATAAGTTCAGCTATCTTTCGGGAACAGTATTCTATTCTGCCAAGAGAAAATTTGATGTATGGGAAAGATATATCAATTGTATGATTTACTGCCCAACGGAAATACTAGCCGAACATGTATGCGATATTTCACATCCTACTGCACATTTATGGAGGCATAAGATCTTTGCGACGGTTGATGGATACCAGGACCATCTGATTTTGTCAGATCGTATCTGGATTGATGAAACATATCTGAATGATGGCAGAATCATGCATGAATTCGGGGAGAAGAGGAAGAGAGGGCTTTCAAAAGACCAGATATGCATCATTGTGGCAGTTGATATCTACAAGAATGTGATAGCTATTGAATGCGGCAATGGCGCTCCGACAGCTCAGAGAGTAGAGGATGCGCTTATCAAACATATAAAATCAGGTTCAACGATTGTTCATGACGGGAATGCAGCTCATAATCAGTTAATTGCAAAAGCTGATTGTATTAGCGAAGTCTATATAGCAGACACTGACAATCCTGAGTATATAAAGCATATGCAGTTAGTTAATAACTTGTGCGGGTGGCTTCAGAGGTATCTATATAAAGTGATGGGAATGAAGATGGATAACCTTCAATCTTATTTAAATTGGTTCGTATATTTGTTTCGGATCAAGAGAGACGATGAAAAGTATCCTAAGGTTGAACGAGTCATACGCCATTTGCTGCTGACGGATACTTATTATGTTCGCCCGTACTGA
- a CDS encoding InlB B-repeat-containing protein yields MKQTRGNGSRIFAYLLTATVFFGGINPAEAEETSAPSPDGTASSAPADETQNNPPEDTAAQEPEENGSATVTITYKAGEGGSVSLDEETVELSENGEAPALQGSAAKADDGYYFVDWTIDDTVVSQEPVFLPDAGSIRGDATYTANFAKIAYTQTTAKGIRISAAFEDSTFPDGTWMEVKDIEDPDVVEIGREALENALEAENGTEQIDDSIEPVAVDVSFFNYDGQGIKTEVEPADGHPVHITMNTKDGVLTSEADENGDTDPNVTLQVVHVPEDGQPQVIDDVSLDDHATEAAFSVDSFSPLLVFAVRHAPAQMPSMKQITIGE; encoded by the coding sequence ATGAAACAAACACGGGGAAATGGATCCAGAATCTTTGCATATCTTCTCACGGCTACAGTTTTCTTTGGGGGAATAAATCCTGCGGAAGCTGAGGAAACGAGTGCACCGTCGCCTGATGGGACAGCTTCTTCTGCACCTGCAGATGAGACTCAGAATAATCCGCCGGAAGATACTGCTGCCCAGGAGCCGGAAGAAAACGGTAGCGCAACGGTAACGATTACGTATAAAGCCGGTGAAGGAGGCTCTGTATCCCTGGATGAAGAAACTGTTGAATTGTCTGAGAACGGGGAAGCACCTGCTCTGCAGGGTTCTGCCGCTAAGGCGGATGATGGTTATTACTTTGTGGACTGGACGATCGATGACACGGTTGTTTCGCAGGAGCCGGTTTTCCTCCCGGATGCCGGCTCAATCCGTGGTGACGCCACGTATACCGCAAACTTTGCAAAAATCGCTTATACACAGACTACTGCGAAGGGTATCCGGATTTCGGCGGCTTTTGAAGACAGCACATTCCCTGATGGAACCTGGATGGAAGTAAAAGATATCGAGGATCCTGATGTCGTTGAAATAGGCAGGGAAGCTTTGGAAAATGCCCTTGAAGCTGAGAATGGTACGGAACAGATTGATGATTCGATAGAACCGGTCGCGGTGGATGTTTCTTTCTTTAATTATGATGGTCAGGGAATAAAGACTGAGGTAGAACCTGCGGACGGTCACCCGGTTCATATCACAATGAATACAAAGGATGGAGTCCTGACATCGGAAGCGGATGAAAATGGAGATACTGATCCGAATGTTACTCTTCAGGTTGTCCATGTCCCGGAAGATGGGCAGCCCCAGGTTATTGATGATGTCAGTCTGGATGATCATGCGACGGAAGCTGCTTTTTCTGTGGATTCGTTTTCTCCGCTTCTTGTGTTTGCTGTAAGACATGCGCCGGCACAGATGCCGTCTATGAAACAAATAACAATCGGGGAGTAA
- a CDS encoding histidine phosphatase family protein, with protein MKQIYLMRHGETLFNKMDINQGQCDSPLTEAGIAQAIAARDWFQSNGITFQAVYCSPLLRACDTAELVTDLPLRRDKGLKEIFLGFREASSNAENPHFPYGDYFVPYGGEDLNEFYNRITSTITRIANVDEEGPVLIVSHGTAMRCFLQTIDPQHRDPGVPGNCAIADLHYENGRFHLQQIIEPAS; from the coding sequence ATGAAGCAAATCTATCTGATGCGTCATGGTGAGACGCTCTTCAACAAAATGGATATCAATCAGGGACAGTGTGATTCTCCTCTTACCGAGGCCGGCATTGCACAGGCAATCGCTGCCCGTGACTGGTTCCAGTCCAATGGGATTACGTTTCAGGCCGTCTACTGCTCACCGCTGTTACGGGCATGTGATACGGCGGAATTAGTTACTGATCTTCCGTTGCGGCGCGATAAGGGGCTCAAGGAAATATTTCTCGGCTTCCGCGAAGCTTCAAGCAACGCTGAAAATCCTCATTTTCCCTATGGCGACTATTTTGTGCCGTATGGAGGCGAGGATCTGAACGAATTTTATAATCGCATCACTTCGACCATTACACGTATCGCAAATGTTGATGAAGAAGGACCGGTTCTGATTGTTTCTCATGGCACGGCAATGCGCTGCTTCCTGCAAACGATCGATCCCCAGCATCGTGATCCGGGCGTACCGGGCAACTGTGCCATTGCCGATCTCCACTATGAAAACGGCCGGTTCCATCTGCAGCAGATCATAGAACCGGCCAGTTAA
- a CDS encoding DUF2871 domain-containing protein: protein MKKYLNIAEGYAVAAMIGGVFYREFTKWNGYEGVTMLGKVHAHLFMLGMIVYLLVALFSRSLNLEGQKSFRSFMAVYNIGLPLTVIMMLVRGITEVKGMALSSAASAAISGIAGIGHILVAVGLLLLLHALKKAAE from the coding sequence ATGAAGAAGTATTTAAATATTGCAGAGGGATATGCGGTTGCGGCCATGATCGGCGGCGTATTCTACCGTGAATTTACGAAGTGGAACGGATATGAAGGCGTAACGATGCTTGGCAAGGTACATGCCCATCTGTTTATGCTCGGGATGATTGTGTATCTGCTGGTTGCCCTGTTTTCAAGGAGCCTGAATCTGGAAGGACAGAAGTCGTTCCGCAGCTTTATGGCTGTCTACAACATCGGCCTGCCGCTGACAGTCATTATGATGCTTGTGCGCGGCATCACCGAAGTAAAGGGCATGGCACTGTCGAGTGCGGCTTCTGCGGCCATTTCAGGTATCGCCGGCATCGGTCACATTCTGGTGGCTGTCGGGCTGCTGCTTCTGCTGCATGCCTTAAAGAAAGCAGCGGAGTAA
- a CDS encoding type II toxin-antitoxin system RelE/ParE family toxin has protein sequence MYEVEFYGTENGRSPAAEFIDGLQPKMKAKVLRTIDLLEQYGPSLREPYSKSLNGGIFELRIKLGSDISRVLYFFFIEKKVVLTNGFIKKTQKTPSEVIETAKKYKIDYERRNGK, from the coding sequence ATGTATGAGGTTGAGTTTTATGGCACAGAAAACGGAAGATCACCGGCAGCAGAATTCATAGATGGCTTACAGCCAAAGATGAAGGCTAAGGTCCTGAGGACAATCGACTTACTTGAACAATATGGTCCATCTCTGAGAGAACCATACTCAAAATCTCTTAATGGCGGGATCTTCGAGCTTCGCATAAAGCTGGGGTCTGATATTTCCAGAGTTCTGTACTTCTTCTTTATTGAGAAAAAGGTTGTGCTCACAAATGGATTCATTAAGAAAACACAAAAAACTCCGTCCGAAGTGATAGAAACGGCAAAGAAATACAAAATTGATTATGAAAGGAGAAACGGAAAATGA
- a CDS encoding helix-turn-helix domain-containing protein, producing MSSYRAYKSKVLSDPTVKAEYDALQPEYDIISAMIEARNSEGLTQKELSQRTGITQADISRIENGTRNPSLEMLKRLAKGLGMRLKVEFVPESKVKVVQH from the coding sequence ATGAGCAGCTATCGTGCATACAAAAGCAAAGTTCTTAGCGATCCAACCGTCAAAGCTGAATACGATGCGCTTCAACCGGAATACGATATCATCAGTGCAATGATTGAGGCGCGAAATAGTGAAGGCCTGACACAGAAGGAACTGTCACAGCGTACAGGCATCACGCAGGCAGATATCAGTCGCATCGAGAATGGCACAAGAAACCCTTCCCTGGAAATGCTCAAGCGGCTTGCAAAGGGCCTTGGCATGAGACTTAAGGTTGAGTTTGTCCCCGAAAGTAAGGTAAAGGTTGTGCAACATTGA
- a CDS encoding aldo/keto reductase, protein MKYTELGNTGIQVSRICVGCMSFGHPSEEFHLWTLEQPQTQKVVEHALDLGINFFDTANSYSFGTSEEYLGQSLRNLGIPRDKVVIASKVYFNDGHLSSEAIHREIDGTLKRLGTDYVDLYQIHRFDYDTPMEETMEALNDLVKQGKVRAIGASAMYGYQFHNLQLTAEEHRWTKFSTLQNHYNLLYREDERELIPVAKQYGVSLIPYSPLAGGHLAHAGWTTDSKRSETDRTLRAKYDKEKDNDLLIVNRVDEVAKKYGVSMSQIALAWLWKRGVSAPIVGATKAHHFDDAVAALDVELSDEDAAYLEEPYHAHDIVGALKNPR, encoded by the coding sequence ATGAAATACACAGAACTGGGAAACACCGGCATTCAGGTGTCGCGTATCTGCGTCGGCTGTATGTCGTTTGGCCATCCGTCGGAAGAATTTCATCTTTGGACGCTCGAGCAGCCGCAGACGCAGAAGGTTGTGGAACATGCACTGGATCTGGGCATTAACTTTTTTGATACAGCGAACAGTTACTCGTTCGGTACGAGCGAAGAGTATCTGGGGCAGTCGCTGCGTAATCTTGGCATCCCCAGAGATAAGGTCGTGATTGCCTCGAAGGTGTACTTCAATGACGGTCATCTTTCTTCCGAAGCGATTCACCGGGAAATCGATGGTACGTTGAAGCGGCTTGGCACGGACTATGTGGATCTGTACCAGATTCACCGCTTTGATTACGATACGCCAATGGAAGAGACGATGGAGGCGCTCAATGATCTGGTGAAACAGGGAAAGGTGCGTGCCATCGGTGCTTCGGCGATGTACGGCTATCAGTTTCATAATCTGCAGCTTACGGCCGAGGAACACAGATGGACGAAGTTCTCCACTCTGCAGAATCATTACAATCTGCTGTACCGGGAAGATGAGCGGGAACTGATTCCGGTTGCGAAGCAGTATGGCGTTTCTTTGATTCCGTATTCGCCACTCGCCGGCGGTCATCTGGCGCATGCCGGATGGACAACGGATTCGAAGCGCAGCGAGACCGATCGTACGCTGCGGGCCAAGTATGATAAGGAAAAGGACAATGACCTTTTGATTGTCAACCGCGTCGATGAGGTGGCGAAGAAGTATGGTGTGTCGATGTCCCAGATCGCTCTTGCATGGCTCTGGAAGCGCGGGGTCAGCGCGCCGATTGTCGGCGCAACTAAGGCGCATCACTTCGATGATGCGGTGGCGGCACTGGATGTTGAACTGAGCGATGAGGATGCAGCATATCTTGAGGAGCCGTATCATGCGCATGATATTGTTGGTGCGCTGAAGAATCCGCGGTAA
- a CDS encoding Crp/Fnr family transcriptional regulator, whose translation MTNTCQNTSCPFYKSHTLCTSQIGIFADLPLQAQEKLISHAVMSTHPKDQILIREGQPIDSIMIIRRGRIKIRRIEASGQEHVLDILHDGQAIWHDMFLDNPVYHYSVVCLTDVDLCEIRREEFLALLKQQPETAMRLIQILSSELAEAKEKIVLLSIRDPKVRLAGFLLDRDTRCIGPYIHMRLDDIAASIGLRPETVSRSLSKLEKEGIINRLGQGKLQVKDRAALQKLLDDNEK comes from the coding sequence ATGACTAATACATGCCAAAACACTTCCTGTCCCTTTTATAAAAGCCATACGCTTTGCACATCTCAGATCGGCATCTTTGCCGACCTGCCGCTGCAGGCGCAGGAGAAACTCATATCCCATGCGGTCATGAGCACCCACCCAAAGGATCAGATCCTGATTCGGGAGGGGCAGCCCATCGACTCGATCATGATCATTCGGCGCGGCCGCATAAAGATCCGCCGCATCGAAGCCAGCGGCCAGGAGCACGTCCTCGACATCCTGCATGACGGTCAGGCCATCTGGCACGATATGTTCCTGGACAATCCGGTCTATCATTACTCCGTCGTCTGTCTGACCGATGTCGATCTTTGCGAAATAAGGAGAGAAGAGTTTCTCGCCCTCCTTAAGCAGCAACCGGAGACGGCCATGCGTCTGATTCAGATCCTCAGCAGCGAACTTGCCGAAGCCAAGGAAAAGATTGTACTTCTTTCAATCCGCGATCCAAAAGTACGTCTCGCCGGTTTTCTTCTGGATCGTGATACCCGCTGCATCGGTCCCTATATTCACATGCGTCTCGATGATATCGCCGCTTCGATCGGCCTTCGTCCTGAGACTGTTTCCCGCAGCCTTTCGAAGCTGGAAAAGGAAGGCATCATCAACCGCCTCGGTCAGGGGAAGCTTCAGGTCAAAGACCGCGCAGCTCTGCAGAAGCTTCTCGACGATAACGAAAAATAA
- the pflA gene encoding pyruvate formate-lyase-activating protein: MIQGRIHSTESFGSADGPGVRFLIFLSGCNLRCRYCHNPDTWARQSNDLRTADELLDQAERYRPYWGKEGGITVSGGEPLLQIDFLIDLFRKAKQRNISTCIDTAGQPFTREEPFFSRFQELMQYTDLLLLDIKHIDPYQHRLLTGKSNENILDMFHYLDEINKPVWVRHVLVPGITDDDTWLFQTRAFLASLHNIERIDVLPYHTLGLHKYKALGIPYTLEGVDPPTKERIEHAKKILSGELTSPMIHTEQTERRLHI; encoded by the coding sequence ATGATTCAAGGAAGAATACACTCAACCGAAAGCTTCGGATCCGCCGACGGCCCCGGCGTCCGATTCCTCATATTCCTCAGCGGATGTAATCTGCGCTGCCGCTATTGCCACAACCCCGATACCTGGGCACGCCAAAGCAATGACCTGCGCACCGCCGACGAACTGCTCGATCAGGCGGAGCGCTACCGTCCCTATTGGGGAAAGGAAGGCGGAATCACGGTCAGCGGAGGCGAGCCGTTACTGCAGATCGACTTCCTGATCGATCTTTTCCGCAAAGCGAAGCAGCGCAATATCTCAACCTGCATCGATACGGCCGGCCAGCCCTTCACAAGAGAAGAGCCCTTCTTCTCCAGGTTTCAGGAGCTGATGCAGTATACCGACCTCCTGTTACTGGATATCAAGCACATTGATCCCTACCAGCACCGGCTTCTGACCGGAAAGTCGAACGAAAACATTCTCGACATGTTCCACTATCTCGATGAAATCAATAAGCCGGTCTGGGTACGCCATGTTCTGGTCCCCGGGATTACAGACGACGACACCTGGCTCTTTCAGACACGTGCCTTCCTGGCATCGCTCCATAACATAGAGCGCATCGACGTCCTTCCCTACCATACGCTCGGGCTCCACAAATATAAGGCGCTCGGCATCCCCTATACACTCGAAGGCGTCGATCCACCAACAAAAGAACGCATCGAACACGCAAAGAAGATACTCAGCGGAGAACTCACTTCGCCCATGATTCATACAGAACAAACAGAAAGAAGGCTGCACATATGA
- the pflB gene encoding formate C-acetyltransferase — protein MNTQNAWRSFKGTHWQNDVNVRDFIQNNYTPYDGDESFLKGPTERTNKLWAKVQELQKEERAKGGVLDCETEVVSGLTAYGPGYIDPSLKDLEQVVGLQTDKPLKRAFMPYGGIKMAEEAAETYGYHVNDKFHKIFTEYHKTHNQAVFDAYTPEMKAARHSHIITGLPDTYGRGRIVGDYRRVALYGINYLIKEKKNDLVNCGDGTMTDDIIRQREEIAEQIRALEGMKKMAEIYGFDISKPANNAKEAVQWLYFGYLAAIKTQNGAAMSVGRISTFLDIYLQRDLQEGTLTEEEAQELIDHLVLKFRMVKFARIPSYNALFSGDPVWATLEVAGLGMDGRSMVTKNDFRFLHTLENMGPAPEPNLTVLYSSRLPKAFRDYAARISIRTSSIQYENDDVMRPIWGDDYSICCCVSATETGKEMQFFGARANLAKALLYAINGGKDEKFLDKNGNHMQVGPEYAPITSDYLDYNEVMHKYDQMLDWLAGLYVNILNLIQYMHDKYYYEAAEMALIDTDVRRTFATGIAGFSHVVDSLSAIRYAKVRVIRDDSGLATDFQVEGDFPRYGNDDPRADDIAVWLLKTFITKIKKHHTYRNSEATTSILTITSNVVYGKATGALPDGRKAYEPFSPGANPAYGAEKNGLLASLNSVAKLPYEYALDGISNTQTISPSALGNDEDQRTSNLVNVLDGYFDQGAHHLNVNVFGIDKLKDAMEHPEKPEYANFTIRVSGYAVKFIDLTREQQLDVIARNAHMNL, from the coding sequence ATGAACACACAGAACGCATGGAGATCATTCAAAGGAACACACTGGCAGAACGACGTCAACGTCCGCGACTTTATCCAAAACAACTACACACCCTATGATGGCGACGAATCCTTTCTGAAAGGACCGACCGAGCGCACCAACAAACTCTGGGCAAAGGTACAGGAACTCCAGAAAGAGGAACGCGCCAAAGGCGGCGTCCTCGACTGCGAAACGGAAGTTGTTTCCGGACTCACCGCCTACGGACCCGGCTATATTGATCCGTCCCTCAAGGATCTGGAACAGGTCGTCGGCCTCCAGACAGACAAACCTCTGAAGCGCGCCTTCATGCCCTATGGCGGCATCAAGATGGCGGAAGAAGCCGCCGAAACCTACGGCTACCACGTCAATGACAAGTTCCACAAGATCTTTACCGAATATCACAAGACGCACAACCAGGCTGTGTTCGACGCTTATACGCCCGAAATGAAGGCAGCCCGCCACAGCCACATCATCACCGGCCTTCCCGACACCTACGGCCGCGGAAGAATTGTCGGCGACTACCGCCGCGTAGCCCTCTATGGCATCAACTATCTGATCAAAGAGAAGAAAAATGATCTTGTCAACTGCGGCGACGGCACCATGACCGACGACATCATCCGCCAGCGCGAAGAGATTGCGGAACAGATCCGTGCCCTTGAAGGCATGAAAAAGATGGCCGAAATCTACGGCTTCGACATCTCCAAGCCTGCCAATAACGCAAAGGAAGCGGTACAGTGGCTCTACTTCGGCTATCTGGCAGCGATCAAGACCCAGAACGGCGCCGCCATGTCCGTCGGACGCATCTCCACCTTCCTCGACATCTATCTGCAGCGCGACCTGCAGGAAGGTACGCTGACCGAGGAAGAGGCGCAGGAGCTGATTGATCATCTCGTTCTCAAGTTCCGTATGGTCAAGTTTGCCCGCATCCCCAGCTACAATGCACTCTTCTCTGGCGACCCGGTTTGGGCAACCCTGGAAGTTGCCGGCCTGGGCATGGACGGCCGCTCCATGGTCACAAAGAACGATTTCCGTTTCCTGCACACGCTGGAAAACATGGGACCGGCACCGGAGCCGAACCTCACCGTTCTTTACAGCTCCCGTCTGCCGAAAGCGTTCCGCGACTATGCGGCCCGCATCTCGATCCGCACATCGTCCATCCAGTATGAAAACGACGACGTAATGCGCCCGATCTGGGGCGACGACTACAGCATCTGCTGCTGCGTCAGCGCCACAGAAACCGGCAAAGAGATGCAGTTCTTCGGTGCCCGTGCCAACCTTGCCAAGGCCCTGCTCTATGCCATCAACGGTGGCAAAGACGAGAAGTTCCTCGACAAGAACGGCAACCACATGCAGGTAGGACCCGAATATGCACCGATCACCTCTGACTATCTTGATTACAACGAAGTGATGCATAAATACGATCAGATGCTCGACTGGCTTGCCGGCCTCTATGTCAACATCCTGAATCTGATTCAGTACATGCATGATAAGTACTACTATGAAGCAGCCGAAATGGCGCTGATTGATACCGATGTGCGCCGCACCTTCGCCACAGGCATCGCCGGCTTCTCCCACGTTGTCGACTCTCTCTCAGCGATCCGCTACGCAAAGGTACGTGTCATCCGTGATGACAGCGGACTGGCTACCGACTTCCAGGTCGAAGGCGACTTCCCCCGTTATGGAAATGATGATCCGCGTGCCGATGATATTGCCGTATGGCTGCTGAAGACCTTCATCACCAAGATCAAGAAGCACCACACATACCGCAACTCTGAAGCTACAACATCGATCCTCACCATCACGAGCAACGTCGTCTATGGCAAGGCTACGGGTGCACTGCCCGATGGAAGAAAGGCATATGAACCTTTCTCCCCGGGTGCCAATCCTGCCTATGGCGCCGAGAAGAACGGCCTGCTCGCATCGCTCAACAGCGTCGCCAAGCTTCCGTATGAATATGCCCTCGACGGCATCTCCAATACGCAGACGATCAGCCCTTCGGCACTTGGCAACGATGAAGATCAGCGTACCAGCAACCTCGTCAACGTTCTGGACGGTTACTTCGATCAGGGAGCCCACCATCTCAACGTCAACGTCTTCGGCATCGATAAGCTCAAGGATGCGATGGAACATCCTGAGAAGCCCGAATACGCCAACTTCACCATCCGCGTCTCCGGCTATGCCGTCAAGTTCATCGATCTCACCAGAGAACAGCAGCTCGACGTCATCGCAAGAAATGCGCATATGAATCTGTAA
- a CDS encoding ABC transporter ATP-binding protein: MSEIDYSAQPLLHVENLKQHFRITRTYTTKAVDGISFDIWKGETYGLVGESGSGKSTTGRAIIRLYQPTAGKVIFDGRDISGKMSKADEEYLRTNMQMIFQDPMASLNPRKKVSEIIAEGLEIHHLYKNREDLNEKVLAILDKVGLSREQATRYPSQFSGGQRQRIGIARALVMNPKLVIADEAISALDMSIQAQVVNLMRDLQEEMGITYLFIAHDLAMVKYISDRIGVMHLGYIVETGTTDEIFANPIHPYTKSLLSAIPHPNPIVEKARTALTYDKDKEGVDYSKGTIHAVTKTHSVLATDEEFAKWSAEKMAF, encoded by the coding sequence ATGAGTGAAATTGATTATAGTGCGCAGCCTTTGCTGCATGTGGAGAATCTGAAGCAGCACTTCCGCATTACCCGTACCTATACAACCAAGGCCGTCGACGGCATCAGTTTCGATATTTGGAAGGGCGAGACGTATGGCCTTGTGGGTGAGTCCGGTTCCGGAAAGTCGACGACGGGACGTGCAATTATCCGTCTTTACCAGCCGACGGCCGGTAAAGTAATCTTCGATGGCCGCGACATCAGTGGAAAGATGTCGAAGGCGGATGAGGAATATCTGCGCACCAATATGCAGATGATCTTCCAGGATCCGATGGCTTCGCTGAATCCGCGCAAAAAGGTGAGTGAGATCATTGCCGAGGGTCTTGAGATTCATCATCTTTACAAGAACAGAGAAGATCTGAACGAGAAGGTTCTTGCCATTCTTGACAAGGTCGGACTTTCCAGGGAACAGGCGACACGTTATCCGTCGCAGTTCTCCGGCGGTCAGCGGCAGCGGATCGGCATTGCGCGTGCGCTGGTTATGAACCCGAAGCTGGTGATTGCGGATGAAGCGATCTCGGCGCTGGACATGTCGATTCAGGCACAGGTTGTCAACCTGATGCGCGATCTGCAGGAGGAGATGGGCATTACGTATCTCTTCATTGCCCATGATCTGGCGATGGTCAAGTACATCAGTGACCGGATCGGCGTTATGCACTTGGGGTACATTGTAGAAACAGGGACGACGGATGAGATCTTTGCCAATCCGATTCATCCCTATACAAAGAGCCTTCTGTCGGCAATTCCCCATCCCAATCCAATCGTAGAGAAGGCGCGTACAGCCCTGACCTACGATAAGGACAAGGAAGGCGTCGATTACAGCAAGGGTACGATTCATGCGGTGACGAAGACGCACTCTGTGCTGGCTACGGACGAAGAGTTCGCCAAATGGTCGGCGGAGAAGATGGCCTTCTGA
- a CDS encoding ABC transporter ATP-binding protein: MSEKRKKEDRVLSIRDLNISFDTAGGKVNAIRGVRMDLYKGETIAIVGESGSGKSVTVKAIMGILASNGHIESGRIDYTFTNEKGERETVDMTKLSQRQIRERFNGQHIAMVFQDPMTSLDPTMTIGKQIMEPMIVHNHLSRDEAKQRAIELISEVGIENPQKRFAEYPHQLSGGMRQRVVIAIALACDPDVLICDEPTTALDVTIQAKILELIKSLQEKKGMSIIYITHDLGVVAKVADYVDVMYAGRIIEKGLVNEVFYDPRHPYTWGLLASMPDTDTNSKRLFAIPGTPPNLLEPIVGDAFAPRNPYALKIDYEAEPPLFNVGGQHRVASWLCDPRAPKVDPPEQLIERLKKMRKEAHLDE, encoded by the coding sequence ATGAGTGAGAAAAGAAAAAAGGAAGACCGTGTCCTGAGTATCCGGGACCTCAATATCTCGTTTGATACGGCGGGCGGTAAGGTGAATGCGATCCGCGGTGTGCGCATGGATCTGTACAAGGGTGAGACGATTGCGATTGTTGGTGAGTCGGGATCGGGCAAGTCTGTTACGGTGAAAGCCATTATGGGTATCCTTGCGAGCAACGGTCATATTGAAAGCGGCCGTATCGACTATACGTTTACCAATGAAAAAGGTGAACGTGAAACGGTGGATATGACGAAGCTGTCGCAGCGTCAGATTCGTGAGCGCTTCAATGGTCAGCATATTGCGATGGTGTTCCAGGATCCGATGACGTCGCTGGATCCGACGATGACGATCGGGAAACAGATTATGGAGCCGATGATTGTTCATAATCATCTGAGCCGGGATGAGGCAAAGCAACGGGCCATTGAACTGATTTCAGAGGTTGGCATCGAAAACCCGCAGAAACGATTTGCGGAATATCCGCATCAGCTTTCCGGCGGTATGCGGCAGCGTGTTGTCATTGCGATTGCGCTGGCCTGTGATCCGGATGTGCTGATCTGTGATGAGCCGACGACGGCGCTCGACGTGACGATTCAGGCAAAGATCCTGGAGCTGATCAAGAGCCTGCAGGAAAAGAAGGGAATGTCGATCATCTATATTACGCATGATCTTGGCGTTGTGGCGAAGGTTGCGGACTATGTGGATGTCATGTATGCGGGCCGTATCATTGAGAAGGGTCTGGTGAACGAGGTGTTCTATGATCCGCGCCATCCGTATACGTGGGGGCTGTTGGCGTCGATGCCGGATACGGATACGAATTCGAAGCGTCTGTTTGCGATCCCGGGGACGCCGCCCAATCTGCTGGAGCCGATTGTTGGTGATGCGTTTGCGCCGCGCAATCCTTATGCGCTGAAGATTGACTATGAGGCGGAACCGCCGCTGTTCAATGTTGGCGGCCAGCATCGTGTCGCTTCGTGGCTGTGCGATCCGCGGGCGCCGAAGGTCGATCCGCCGGAGCAGCTGATTGAGCGCTTGAAGAAGATGAGGAAGGAGGCGCATCTCGATGAGTGA